Genomic DNA from Planctomycetaceae bacterium:
GGGCTGAATCAGGCTCTTCAGCAGTTTCGCGAAACCAGGCCGGACGTTGTGGTGTCGGACATTTCCTTCGAGGGCGGTAACGGGATCGAGCTGGTCCGTGAACTGATCAGCATTGATCCGGATGTCCGCGTGCTGATTTGTTCAATGCACGACGAATCCCTGTTTGCCGAACGAGCGCTGCGCGCGGGAGCGAAGGGATATATTCGCAAGGGGGAAGCCGCCGGTCAGCTGACCGCAGCCGTAAGACGCATTGTCGGCGGCCAGGTTTATCTCAGCGCCGCAATGACGGAACGGATGCTGCACCTGCAGATCGGCGATCAGAAGGCCGAGAAGTCTTCGGTGGAGGCTCTTTCCGACCGCGAACTTCAGGTGTTCGAACAAATCGGCCACGGAATATCAACTCGCCACATCGCCCGAAATCTGCATCTCAGCCCGAAGACGGTTGAGACTCACCGCGAGAAGATCAAAACCAAGCTGAACCTTTCGAACAGTACGGAATTGACGCAGCACGCGGTCCTGTGGGTCCTGCAGGGACGGTAAAGAAGGGCCGCGTGGTCAGTCCCGGCGCGCGGTTTGTCGCCGGGCATTCCTACCGTCGGCCGGTCTTCCCGCGATCACCCCGCGACTTGCGCCCGGTCGTCTTTGCGGAACCGCCGGATCCCACCGCAGATCCGGTCGATCGCCGAGCGACGCGGGAAGGTGTGCCGGAGGAAGTCCGCTTTTGGGGTGATCGTTTCGCCGGCCGCGCGGCGGTCGAACGGCGCGACGGCGAGCGTTCCGGTCGGCCGGACACAAGGTCATCGG
This window encodes:
- a CDS encoding response regulator transcription factor, which codes for MPAVITSDEPARRMVGEARVLIVDDHPIVRNGLRVLFDNEPDFCVCAEADGLNQALQQFRETRPDVVVSDISFEGGNGIELVRELISIDPDVRVLICSMHDESLFAERALRAGAKGYIRKGEAAGQLTAAVRRIVGGQVYLSAAMTERMLHLQIGDQKAEKSSVEALSDRELQVFEQIGHGISTRHIARNLHLSPKTVETHREKIKTKLNLSNSTELTQHAVLWVLQGR